Proteins from one Carcharodon carcharias isolate sCarCar2 chromosome 19, sCarCar2.pri, whole genome shotgun sequence genomic window:
- the rpl13a gene encoding 60S ribosomal protein L13a, producing MADGFNKVLLLDGRGHLLGRLAAIVAKQILLGHKVVVVRCEGINISGNFYRNKLKYLAFLRKRMNTNPSRGPYHFRAPSRIFWRTVRGMLPHKTKRGQAALDRLKVFDGIPPPYDKRKRMVVPAALKIVRLKPTRKFALLGRLAHEVGWKYQAVTATLEEKRKEKAKLHYEKKKKTLKLKKVAEKNVESKIAKYTAVLKQYGVLV from the exons ATGGCGGACGGCTTCAACAAG GTCCTGCTCCTCGATGGCCGAGGCCACCTCCTTGGCCGCCTGGCTGCCATTGTAGCTAAACAGATCTTACTAG GCCAcaaagtggtggtggtgaggtgtgaAGGGATTAACATCTCTGGCAACTTCTACCGAAATAAAC ttAAGTATCTTGCTTTTTTGCGCAAGAGGATGAATACTAACCCCTCTCGTGGCCCATATCACTTCAGAGCACCAAGCCGGATCTTCTGGAGGACAGTAAGag GTATGTTGCCGCACAAGACAAAGCGAGGTCAAGCTGCCttggacagactgaaggtctTTGATGGGATCCCTCCTCCATATGACAAG AGGAAACGTATGGTTGTGCCAGCAGCCCTGAAGATTGTACGTTTGAAGCCAACTCGTAAG TTTGCTCTCCTTGGTCGCCTTGCTCATGAAGTTGGTTGGAAATACCAGGCAGTTACAGCCACTCTTGAAGAGAAGCGTAAAGAAAAAGCCAAGCTTCACTATGAGAAAAAGAAGAAAACTTTA AAACTGAAGAAGGTAGCTGAGAAGAATGTTGAAAGCAAAATTGCCAAGTACACTGCAGTGCTGAAACAATATGGTGTTCTTGTTTAA